A DNA window from Penaeus vannamei isolate JL-2024 chromosome 5, ASM4276789v1, whole genome shotgun sequence contains the following coding sequences:
- the Cpsf100 gene encoding probable cleavage and polyadenylation specificity factor subunit 2, with protein MTSIVKFEGVWGVGDETPHCYLLTVDDFTFLLDCGWDEKFDKSYIDRLAKILPRVDCVLISYSDPLHMGALPYLVGKCQLTCPVYATVPVFKMGQMFMYDWFQSHHNYDLVEHFTLDDVDAAFELITQVKYNQSVPMRGKGIGLSISAQPAGHMIGGAIWRIIKDGEGDIVYAVDFNHKKERHLGGCELDKITRPSLLITDAFNASYRQERRRHRDEKLVAQLQETCRNGGNVLIATDTGGRVLEMTHMLEQMWSTRESGLSAYSLAILSNTGYHVIHFAKQMIEWMSEKLTKAFDSLRTNPFSFKHLKFCHNLTDLSRLPSPKVVLASFPDLECGYARELFVQWATNPKNTIILTSRTGPDTLARRLIDNPQIRTFKLLEKRRMKLEGSELDEHYRMKREEEQQQQRIKMEEVESSSDSENEDGLEAGKHDIIVLHEKAGNQSMFRSRKHHPMFPFHEEKIRGDDYGEYINLEDFDISSMKDDNKENLENLQIPYEDDDLMDIEEPPSKCVSQTVTVRVTAQVLFIDFEGRSDGESIRKIVEAMHPLRVILVRGSPTDLQAFSQNIRSMTKAKVFTPSLGEVVNASMESHIYQVKLAESLVSSLMLKPAGREVEVAWVDGIVSFPTESIDEAVEEGDRQVIASESQQDREMPTLSVVPAETAPLHNPVFINDIRLSEFKQVLSRAGISSEFNAGILWCANGTLALKKQESGSLSLEGPMSADYFEIRELLYSQYAMI; from the exons ATGACTTCCATTGTGAAGTTTGAGGGAGTGTGGGGTGTCGGAGATGAGACACCTCACTGCTACCTCCTCACAGTGGATGACTTCACCTTCCTTCTTGACTGTGGCTGGGATGAGAAGTTTGATAAATCTTATATTGATCGTCTTGCAAA aATTCTGCCTCGTGTTGACTGTGTCTTAATATCATATTCAGACCCATTGCATATGGGTGCCCTGCCATACTTAGTGGGAAAGTGTCAACTCACCTGCCCAGTCTATGCCACTGTTCCTGTGTTCAAAATGGGACAGATGTTTATGTATGATTGGTTCCAG agtcatcataattatgatcttgTGGAACACTTCACCCTTGACGACGTTGATGCAGCCTTTGAATTAATAACACAAGTAAAGTACAATCAGAGTGTCCCAATGAGAG gaAAAGGTATTGGCCTGAGTATTTCAGCACAGCCAGCTGGCCACATGATTGGAGGGGCCATTTGGAGAATCATTAaagacggggagggg GATATTGTGTATGCAGTAGACTTCaatcacaagaaagaaagacatctgGGTGGGTGTGAATTGGACAAAATCACCCGGCCTTCGCTCCTCATCACTGACGCCTTTAACGCTTCCTACAGACAAGAGAGAAGACGTCATAGAGATGAAAAGCTTGTCG CCCAGCTTCAAGAGACCTGTCGGAATGGAGGCAACGTTTTAATAGCCACTGACACAGGTGGGCGGGTTTTGGAAATGACGCACATGCTGGAGCAGATGTGGAGTACGCGAGAGAGTGGGCTGTCAGCCTATTCACTTGCTATCTTATCCAACACAGGCTACCATGTTATACACTTTGCAAAACAGATG ATTGAATGGATGAGTGAGAAACTCACCAAAGCCTTTGATTCCTTGCGTACAAATCCGTTTAGCTTCAAGCACCTGAAGTTTTGCCACAATCTGACCGACTTGAGCAGACTGCCTTCACCCAAG GTGGTGCTGGCTAGCTTTCCTGACCTGGAGTGTGGATACGCGAGAGAGCTGTTTGTTCAGTGGGCAACAAACCCAAAGAACACAATTATCCTAACTTCCAG AACTGGACCAGACACGTTAGCCAGACGACTCATCGACAACCCACAGATCAGAACTTTCAAGCTtctggagaagagaagaatgaagctGGAAGGATCTGAGCTCGATGAACACTACCGCATGAAGCGAGAGgaagaacagcaacagcagagAATTAAGATGGAAGA AGTTGAGTCCTCAAGTGACAGTGAAAACGAAGATGGTCTGGAGGCTGGAAAGCACGACATTATTGTCTTGCACGAAAAGGCTGGCAACCAGAGCATGTTTAGAAGTCGGAAACATCATCCAATGTTCCCCTTCCATGAAGAAAAG ATTAGAGGAGACGATTATGGAGAATACATCAACTTGGAAGACTTTGACATTAGTTCCATGAAAGATGACAACAAAGAGAATTTGGAGAACTTGCAAATACCATATGAAGACGATGACCTAATGG ACATCGAGGAGCCACCCTCCAAGTGTGTCTCTCAGACAGTAACAGTAAGGGTGACAGCCCAAGTTCTCTTCATTGACTTCGAGGGTAGGAGCGACGGAGAGAGTATACGGAAAATTGTCGAG GCCATGCACCCTTTGCGAGTAATATTGGTGCGTGGTTCCCCGACTGACCTCCAAGCTTTTTCGCAAAATATTAGAAGCATGACCAAAGCCAAGGTGTTCACCCCAAGCCTTGGAGAAGTTGTCAATGCCTCCATGGAGTCGCACATTTATCag GTCAAACTCGcagaatcattagtatcatccttGATGCTGAAGCCTGCTGGAAGGGAGGTAGAAGTGGCCTGGGTGGATGGTATTGTTTCCTTCCCAACGGAGAGTATTGACGAGGCAGTcgaggagggagatagacaag TTATTGCAAGCGAAAGCCAGCAGGATAGGGAGATGCCAACACTCAGTGTGGTTCCTGCAGAGACA GCACCGCTGCATAACCCAGTCTTCATCAATGATATTAGACTCAGTGAGTTCAAGCAGGTTCTGAGTCGAGCTGGGATAAGTTCAGAGTTCAATGCTGGTATTCTTTGGTGTGCAAATGGAACACTGGCCTTGAAGAAA CAAGAATCTGGCAGCCTGTCTCTGGAAGGGCCGATGAGTGCCGATTACTTTGAAATTCGCGAACTTCTCTACTCACAATATGCAATGATTTAA